In Micrococcales bacterium, the following proteins share a genomic window:
- a CDS encoding PAS domain-containing protein — MIKSRGGRADHDYMNTETTRVYDQAGGVSQAVDDRELLRAVVNAALDPLIVIRALRGDDGVIDDFILVDCNDRATEYLSRGREDLLGRRMAEVFTPDTAEIARGWAAEVVATRKPRLHAGEHLTSIVTAHVRLFDVSVVPIADGVALTWRDLTDARHALAELRRSQESLRVAMMTAPVAMNIVSIHGTFLQVNPAMAGSSAAASRSYERRSGRT; from the coding sequence ATGATCAAGAGTCGGGGCGGTCGTGCCGACCACGACTACATGAACACCGAGACGACCCGGGTGTACGACCAGGCCGGCGGCGTCTCACAGGCCGTTGACGATCGCGAACTCCTCCGGGCGGTGGTCAACGCCGCGCTCGATCCGCTGATCGTGATCCGCGCCCTTCGTGGTGACGACGGGGTCATCGACGACTTCATCCTCGTCGACTGCAACGACCGGGCCACCGAGTACCTGTCCCGCGGGCGGGAGGACCTCCTAGGACGCCGGATGGCTGAGGTGTTCACCCCCGACACCGCCGAGATCGCGAGGGGCTGGGCCGCTGAAGTGGTCGCCACCCGCAAGCCCCGGTTGCATGCCGGTGAGCACTTGACCAGCATCGTGACCGCGCACGTGCGCCTCTTCGACGTCAGTGTCGTCCCGATCGCCGACGGTGTGGCGTTGACCTGGCGCGACCTCACCGACGCCCGGCATGCGCTGGCCGAGTTGCGGCGCAGCCAGGAGAGCCTGCGCGTGGCCATGATGACCGCCCCGGTGGCCATGAACATCGTGAGCATCCACGGCACGTTCTTGCAGGTCAACCCCGCGATGGCAGGTTCCTCGGCCGCAGCGAGCAGGAGCTACGAACGACGAAGTGGCAGGACCTGA
- a CDS encoding DNA recombination protein RmuC, translating to MISIAPVWLLLIAGLIAIAVYVAYRLGSASARTRVAELEGRCQALTEQVQDRGTLDATLQPLRLAMTGLSQQVDAAERARVASLSGLSEQVLSVGRQVGEATSDVAFQARRITEALSRTQHQGTWGEMQLRRLVEAAGMLDHVHFVEQHTVADDDGSLRPDMLIDLAAGRRVVVDAKVSLDAFLDPEADEQTTAARHAAAVAGHVARLSSKKYWKAVGTPEFVILFLPAEHMLGVALRERPDLLQTAFQRKVVLATPTTLMATLSSISWAWQQSAMADQSREILRAGRQVQERLLTMAGHLERLGKDLTGAVGSYNLFVGSLETRVLPSARRLARLTATDSDPIGVAEVDVRPRTVAVQAEDLMRDTG from the coding sequence ATGATCTCCATCGCCCCCGTGTGGCTGCTACTCATCGCCGGTCTGATCGCCATCGCCGTGTACGTGGCATACCGGCTCGGCTCCGCGTCGGCACGCACCCGGGTCGCCGAACTCGAGGGCCGCTGCCAGGCTCTCACCGAGCAGGTCCAGGACCGCGGCACCCTCGACGCCACGCTGCAACCACTGCGGCTGGCGATGACCGGGCTGTCCCAGCAGGTCGATGCCGCTGAGCGGGCCCGGGTGGCGTCCCTGTCCGGCCTGTCCGAGCAGGTTCTGTCCGTCGGTCGGCAGGTCGGCGAGGCGACCTCGGACGTCGCGTTCCAGGCCCGGCGCATCACTGAGGCGCTGTCGCGCACCCAGCACCAGGGCACATGGGGTGAGATGCAACTGCGCCGACTGGTGGAGGCCGCGGGCATGCTCGATCACGTCCACTTCGTCGAGCAGCACACAGTCGCCGATGACGACGGCTCCCTGCGCCCGGACATGCTCATCGACCTCGCCGCCGGTCGCCGGGTGGTGGTGGACGCGAAGGTCTCCCTCGACGCCTTCCTGGACCCCGAAGCCGACGAGCAGACCACTGCCGCCCGGCATGCCGCGGCCGTCGCGGGCCATGTGGCCCGCCTGTCGAGCAAGAAGTACTGGAAGGCGGTCGGCACGCCGGAATTCGTCATCCTGTTCCTGCCCGCCGAGCACATGCTGGGGGTTGCGCTGCGGGAACGCCCCGACCTTCTGCAGACTGCCTTCCAGCGCAAGGTGGTCCTGGCCACCCCGACCACCCTCATGGCCACCCTGAGCAGCATCTCGTGGGCCTGGCAGCAGTCGGCCATGGCCGACCAGTCCCGGGAGATCCTCCGTGCCGGGCGCCAGGTGCAAGAGCGCCTGCTCACCATGGCCGGCCACCTCGAGCGACTGGGCAAGGACCTGACCGGGGCCGTCGGCAGTTACAACCTGTTTGTCGGGTCGCTGGAGACCCGCGTGCTGCCATCCGCACGCCGACTGGCCCGGCTCACCGCGACGGACAGCGACCCCATCGGCGTGGCTGAGGTGGACGTGCGCCCCCGCACAGTCGCTGTACAGGCCGAAGACCTGATGCGGGACACCGGGTAG
- a CDS encoding 4-hydroxy-3-methylbut-2-enyl diphosphate reductase — protein sequence MVGKILLAAPRGYCAGVERAVVTVEKALKLYGPPIYVRKQIVHNVHVVADLERRGAIFVDETDEVPPGSRLVFSAHGVAPSVHDEAQRRNLLTIDATCPLVTKVHNEAKRFAESGYQILLIGHEGHEEVEGTAGEAPQAITIVDSPEAADTIEVDPQRPVAWLSQTTLSVDETMQTVDRLRERLPLLIDPPSDDICYATQNRQAAVKVVAPQCDVVIVVGSENSSNSVRLAEVAREAGAQAHRIDDASQLQQEWFDGCSTVGLTSGASVPETLVEQVLEALDAFGFDEVEVVTTVEESLIFALPPELRRDIKAAAR from the coding sequence ATGGTGGGTAAGATTCTGCTGGCGGCACCCCGCGGCTACTGCGCCGGGGTGGAGCGTGCCGTCGTTACGGTGGAGAAGGCCCTGAAGTTGTACGGGCCGCCGATCTATGTGCGCAAGCAGATCGTCCACAACGTCCACGTCGTAGCCGACTTGGAGCGGCGGGGGGCGATCTTCGTCGACGAGACAGACGAGGTCCCGCCCGGATCGCGCCTGGTGTTCAGCGCTCACGGCGTCGCCCCCAGCGTGCACGACGAGGCGCAACGCCGGAACCTACTGACCATCGACGCCACCTGCCCGTTGGTGACGAAGGTCCACAACGAGGCCAAGCGTTTCGCCGAGTCCGGGTACCAGATCCTGCTCATCGGCCACGAGGGCCACGAGGAGGTGGAGGGGACGGCCGGGGAGGCGCCGCAGGCGATCACCATCGTCGACTCCCCGGAAGCCGCCGACACCATCGAGGTGGATCCGCAGCGTCCGGTCGCATGGCTGTCCCAGACCACCCTCTCGGTGGACGAGACGATGCAGACGGTTGACCGGTTGCGTGAGCGCCTGCCCCTGCTGATCGATCCCCCCAGTGATGACATCTGCTACGCCACGCAGAACCGACAGGCCGCGGTCAAAGTGGTCGCTCCGCAATGCGACGTCGTAATCGTGGTGGGCTCGGAGAACTCCAGCAACTCCGTGCGCCTGGCCGAAGTCGCGCGGGAGGCCGGGGCGCAGGCCCACCGCATAGACGACGCCAGCCAGCTCCAGCAGGAGTGGTTCGACGGGTGCAGCACTGTCGGGCTGACCTCCGGTGCCAGCGTTCCGGAAACGCTCGTCGAGCAGGTACTCGAGGCCCTCGACGCGTTCGGCTTCGACGAGGTCGAGGTCGTGACCACGGTCGAGGAGAGCCTGATCTTCGCCCTGCCGCCGGAGTTGCGCCGCGACATCAAGGCAGCGGCACGCTGA
- a CDS encoding exodeoxyribonuclease VII small subunit, which translates to MSDETPEPLTFEAARDELERIVRRLEDGNVSLQESVELWERGEALAAHCDVLLGQVENRLEAAKAHIEEST; encoded by the coding sequence ATGAGCGATGAGACGCCGGAACCGTTGACCTTCGAGGCGGCACGCGACGAGCTGGAGCGGATCGTGCGGCGACTGGAGGACGGCAACGTCAGTCTGCAGGAGTCGGTGGAACTGTGGGAGCGCGGTGAGGCGCTGGCGGCGCACTGCGACGTCCTGCTCGGGCAGGTGGAGAACCGACTGGAGGCGGCGAAGGCGCACATCGAAGAGTCCACGTAG
- a CDS encoding exodeoxyribonuclease VII large subunit yields MTAPTLEQPWPLRVMLKQFQDWVGKLGQVWVTGEISKIRATGNQTFFTLRDDLGETSADVMIHPRNFADLPRTPVEGDRVVLLVRPHVTKQTRVLLRASEIHLAGLGDLLAEIERRRRLLAEEGLFAAHRKRRRPLIPRAVGVVTGRDSDALKDVRRIALARFPTIRLEVREVAVQGRAAVPQVTAALLDLEAHTEVDVIIVTRGGGSLEDLLPFSDEGLVRTVARLFTPVISAIGHEADRPILDDVADARAATPTHAATLAVPDVAEVAANIDTLRRRLRTLMAARAGHERRWLEAWRQRRVLQDPHVILVEPRARLQRCRERLLPAVSRLAERQRVDLASLDLQLRALSPQATLDRGYALVTDPDGRIVRQPPEPGGRIHVRVQAGHFEAFVEEQP; encoded by the coding sequence GTGACCGCGCCCACCCTGGAGCAGCCATGGCCGCTGCGCGTCATGCTCAAGCAGTTCCAGGACTGGGTGGGGAAGCTGGGTCAGGTGTGGGTCACGGGGGAGATCTCCAAGATCCGCGCCACGGGCAACCAGACCTTCTTCACGCTGCGCGACGACCTCGGCGAGACCAGTGCGGATGTGATGATCCACCCGCGCAACTTCGCGGACCTGCCGCGCACTCCGGTGGAGGGCGACCGGGTGGTGCTGCTCGTACGACCGCACGTGACCAAGCAGACCAGGGTCCTGCTGCGGGCCAGCGAGATCCACCTGGCCGGGCTCGGGGACCTGTTGGCCGAGATCGAACGCCGGCGACGACTGCTGGCGGAGGAGGGCCTGTTCGCCGCGCACCGCAAGCGCCGGCGCCCCCTGATCCCACGCGCGGTGGGCGTCGTCACCGGCCGCGACAGCGATGCCCTCAAGGACGTGCGCCGTATTGCTCTGGCTCGGTTCCCGACCATCCGGCTGGAGGTGCGTGAGGTTGCTGTCCAGGGCCGCGCAGCGGTGCCCCAGGTGACGGCGGCACTGCTGGACCTCGAGGCCCACACGGAGGTGGACGTGATCATCGTCACCCGTGGCGGCGGTTCGCTGGAGGACCTCCTGCCGTTCTCCGACGAGGGGCTGGTACGCACGGTCGCTCGCTTGTTCACGCCGGTGATCAGCGCGATCGGGCACGAGGCCGACCGGCCGATCCTCGACGACGTGGCTGACGCGCGAGCGGCCACGCCCACGCACGCGGCCACGCTGGCGGTGCCGGATGTGGCCGAAGTGGCGGCCAACATCGACACGCTGCGCAGGCGGCTGCGCACGCTGATGGCGGCTAGGGCGGGCCACGAGCGGCGATGGCTTGAGGCGTGGCGACAGCGGCGCGTCCTGCAGGATCCCCATGTCATCCTCGTCGAACCGCGGGCCCGTCTGCAGCGCTGCCGGGAGCGGTTGCTGCCCGCGGTGAGCCGCCTGGCGGAGCGGCAGCGCGTCGACCTGGCCAGCCTCGACCTGCAACTGCGGGCACTGTCGCCGCAGGCGACTCTCGACCGGGGCTACGCGCTGGTGACCGATCCGGACGGCCGCATCGTGCGCCAGCCACCAGAGCCCGGCGGGCGCATTCACGTGCGCGTGCAGGCAGGACACTTCGAGGCATTTGTGGAGGAGCAGCCATGA
- a CDS encoding DUF4245 domain-containing protein: MSSERTQRGLRDLVLSLLVVGAFVAFLFAVVWRPAPDPVRTVDPVPALTAAREQADYPVQAPTGLSAQWRATSARFDGDENTTTWFLGYVTPEDQYVALAQTDGDAGEFVADQTLRGRPDGERIISGRQWRQYTTDDQRSLVTSMDGSTVVVTGTVSYEQLADFASRLSS; the protein is encoded by the coding sequence ATGAGTTCGGAACGCACCCAGCGCGGCCTGCGGGACCTCGTGCTGAGTCTGTTGGTCGTCGGGGCCTTCGTGGCCTTCTTGTTTGCTGTCGTGTGGCGACCCGCGCCGGACCCGGTGCGCACGGTCGACCCGGTGCCGGCACTGACTGCGGCTCGCGAGCAGGCCGACTACCCGGTTCAGGCGCCCACTGGCCTGTCGGCGCAGTGGCGAGCCACCTCGGCGCGCTTCGACGGTGACGAGAACACCACCACCTGGTTCCTGGGCTATGTCACGCCCGAGGACCAGTACGTCGCGCTCGCCCAGACAGATGGGGACGCCGGGGAGTTCGTCGCTGATCAGACGCTGCGAGGACGCCCGGATGGTGAGCGAATCATCTCGGGGCGTCAGTGGCGGCAGTACACGACCGACGACCAGCGTTCGCTCGTGACCTCGATGGACGGATCCACGGTCGTCGTGACGGGCACCGTGTCGTACGAACAACTCGCCGACTTCGCCAGCAGACTGTCCTCGTGA
- a CDS encoding polysaccharide deacetylase family protein, with protein sequence MFAALTVALSALVVAPPAQAVKEPKIVYLTFDDGPNAGNDPRLLRLLAREQVPATFFLVGQSLAADPGQATRLWLAGHAVGNHTWSHADLTLLDPAGIHRQIASTQRLLGAAGGSCLRPPYGATSSTVTAVARGLGLKQVLWTVDPQDWAHQDSAYITTHVLTHVRNRSIVLLHDGGGPRLATISAVKRIIPELRQRGYEFRTIPSCRVPFTGWLFDAAKPQPKPKPPRPDPQPSPTSSQAGGMGS encoded by the coding sequence GTGTTCGCCGCCCTGACCGTGGCACTGTCAGCGCTGGTCGTCGCGCCTCCGGCGCAGGCGGTGAAGGAACCCAAGATCGTCTACCTGACCTTCGACGACGGGCCGAACGCGGGCAACGACCCGCGCCTGTTGAGACTGCTGGCCCGCGAGCAGGTCCCGGCGACGTTCTTCCTGGTGGGCCAGTCGCTGGCCGCCGATCCCGGACAGGCGACGCGGCTGTGGCTGGCTGGTCATGCGGTGGGCAACCATACGTGGTCGCACGCGGACCTGACCCTCCTCGACCCGGCGGGCATCCATCGTCAGATCGCATCGACGCAGCGGCTGCTGGGCGCTGCCGGAGGTAGTTGTCTGCGTCCGCCGTACGGTGCCACCAGTTCTACGGTGACCGCCGTGGCCCGCGGCCTGGGACTCAAGCAGGTCCTGTGGACCGTGGATCCGCAGGACTGGGCCCACCAGGACTCCGCCTACATCACCACGCACGTGCTGACACACGTGCGCAACAGGTCCATCGTGCTGCTGCACGACGGCGGGGGCCCCCGCCTGGCAACCATCAGCGCGGTGAAGCGGATCATTCCCGAACTCCGCCAGCGGGGTTACGAGTTCCGCACGATCCCGTCCTGCCGGGTGCCCTTCACCGGTTGGCTGTTCGACGCGGCGAAACCCCAACCCAAGCCCAAGCCACCGAGACCGGACCCGCAGCCTTCGCCGACTTCCTCGCAGGCTGGTGGAATGGGGTCATGA
- a CDS encoding fumarate hydratase: MPDFHYVDMLPRGEDETPYRLITTEGVEVVDLAGQRFLRVAPETLRQLTFAAMRDIQHLLRPGHLQQLRNILDDPEASPNDRFVALDLLRNANIAAGGVLPMCQDTGTAIISGKRGQRVLTDGPDELALSQGVYDAYQQLNLRYSQMSPLSMWDEVNTGTNLPAQIEIGADTKPGHELQYELFYMAKGGGSANKSYLFQETKAVLNPETFRTFLDSSLRALGTAACPPYHLGVVVGGTSAEFALKTAKYASARYYDNLPTHGGPDGNGYRDLDLEQAILEQTREFGIGAQFGGKYFCHDVRVIRLPRHGASAPIAIAVSCSADRQALAKITPEGAFLEVLERDPARYLPEVTDDHLDDDVVAIDLNRPMPEVLADLHRLPVKTRVSLTGTLVVARDIAHARIKDLLDTGHPMPQYMKDHPVYYAGPAKTPPGYASGSFGPTTAGRMDSYVDQFQKAGGSMVMLAKGNRSKQVTDACQNNGGFYLGSIGGPAARLAQDCIRKVEVLDFPEHGMEAVWRIEVEDFPAFVVVDDKGNDFFAETMRPIATRIPVGPPKD, translated from the coding sequence ATGCCGGACTTCCACTACGTCGACATGCTCCCCCGCGGCGAGGACGAGACTCCGTACCGCCTGATCACCACCGAGGGCGTGGAGGTCGTGGACCTGGCCGGCCAGCGGTTCCTGCGCGTGGCGCCCGAGACACTGCGCCAGCTCACGTTCGCGGCGATGCGGGACATCCAGCACCTGCTGCGTCCTGGTCATCTGCAGCAGTTGCGTAACATCCTCGACGACCCCGAGGCCTCCCCCAACGACCGCTTCGTGGCCCTGGATCTCCTGCGCAACGCCAATATTGCTGCCGGTGGCGTGCTGCCCATGTGCCAGGACACCGGCACTGCGATCATCTCCGGCAAGCGCGGCCAGCGGGTGCTCACCGACGGCCCGGACGAACTCGCCCTGAGCCAGGGGGTCTACGACGCCTACCAGCAGTTGAACCTTCGGTACTCGCAGATGAGCCCCTTGAGCATGTGGGACGAGGTGAACACGGGAACCAACCTGCCCGCGCAGATCGAGATCGGTGCGGACACCAAGCCCGGCCACGAATTGCAGTACGAGTTGTTCTACATGGCCAAGGGCGGGGGCAGCGCCAACAAGTCGTACCTGTTCCAGGAGACGAAGGCCGTGCTCAACCCCGAGACGTTCCGCACCTTCCTTGACTCCTCGCTGCGCGCTCTGGGCACCGCCGCCTGCCCCCCGTACCACCTCGGCGTGGTGGTGGGCGGGACAAGTGCAGAGTTCGCGCTCAAGACGGCCAAGTACGCCTCCGCGCGGTACTACGACAACCTGCCGACCCACGGCGGCCCGGACGGCAATGGCTACCGGGACCTCGACCTGGAGCAGGCGATCCTCGAGCAGACCCGCGAGTTCGGCATCGGGGCGCAGTTCGGCGGGAAGTACTTCTGCCATGACGTGCGGGTGATCCGGCTGCCGCGCCACGGCGCGAGCGCACCCATCGCGATCGCCGTCAGTTGTTCCGCCGACCGGCAGGCCCTCGCGAAGATCACCCCCGAGGGTGCCTTCCTCGAGGTGCTCGAGCGTGACCCTGCGCGCTACCTGCCGGAGGTGACCGACGACCATCTCGACGACGACGTCGTGGCGATCGACCTCAACCGCCCCATGCCCGAAGTGCTCGCGGACCTGCACCGACTGCCGGTCAAGACGCGGGTGAGCCTGACCGGCACGCTGGTGGTGGCGCGTGACATCGCCCACGCGCGGATCAAGGATCTGCTCGACACCGGTCATCCGATGCCCCAGTACATGAAGGACCACCCGGTCTACTACGCCGGACCCGCGAAGACCCCCCCGGGCTACGCGTCCGGTTCGTTCGGGCCCACGACTGCCGGGCGCATGGACTCCTACGTCGATCAGTTCCAGAAGGCCGGTGGATCGATGGTGATGCTGGCCAAGGGCAACCGGTCGAAGCAGGTCACGGATGCCTGCCAGAACAACGGTGGTTTCTACCTCGGGTCCATCGGCGGGCCGGCCGCCCGGCTCGCCCAGGACTGCATCCGGAAGGTGGAGGTGCTGGACTTCCCGGAGCACGGGATGGAGGCGGTCTGGCGCATCGAAGTGGAGGACTTCCCGGCGTTCGTCGTGGTCGATGACAAAGGCAACGACTTCTTCGCGGAGACGATGCGGCCCATCGCCACCCGCATCCCGGTGGGTCCGCCCAAGGACTGA
- a CDS encoding transglycosylase SLT domain-containing protein, producing MTRVHNPSHLEIPRMNSHTTRATVVAASIPLLLSGFSAQALATPHVSTSSATAVSKDDRADRIKAPSRSRAPYRFGSVKYNQWYATQYMQYKYGWGPKQRRSLIKLWNHESGWNQRAHNGSSGAHGIPQALPGSKMRTHGKNWHSNPETQIKWGLSYIKGRYGTPNGAWNAWLRKGWY from the coding sequence ATGACCCGGGTGCACAACCCGAGTCACCTGGAGATCCCCCGCATGAATTCGCACACGACCCGCGCCACTGTGGTTGCCGCCAGCATCCCGCTGCTGCTCAGCGGCTTCAGCGCGCAGGCCCTCGCGACCCCTCACGTCAGCACCTCGTCCGCGACTGCCGTGAGCAAGGACGACCGGGCCGACCGCATCAAGGCCCCGTCGCGCAGCCGCGCCCCGTACCGGTTCGGTTCGGTCAAGTACAACCAGTGGTACGCGACGCAGTACATGCAGTACAAGTACGGCTGGGGCCCGAAGCAGCGCCGCAGCCTCATCAAGTTGTGGAACCACGAGTCCGGCTGGAACCAGCGCGCCCACAATGGGTCGTCCGGGGCCCACGGCATCCCGCAGGCCCTGCCCGGGTCCAAGATGCGCACCCACGGCAAGAACTGGCACAGCAACCCCGAGACGCAGATCAAGTGGGGTCTGTCCTACATCAAGGGCCGCTACGGCACTCCGAACGGCGCCTGGAACGCATGGCTGCGCAAGGGCTGGTACTGA
- a CDS encoding transglycosylase SLT domain-containing protein — MITPRIAAGITAALMVASPVAAHAATRPDLPRPSRSQAPARFGTVAYSQWYAKQAAMIRFGWGPRQFKALKTLWIHESGWNHKAVNRSSGAWGIPQSLPASKMRTHGSDYRTNPETQIDWGLDYIRGRYGTPVKAWAFWQRHHWY; from the coding sequence ATGATCACCCCCCGTATCGCCGCCGGCATCACAGCCGCCCTGATGGTGGCCTCGCCCGTGGCCGCCCACGCCGCCACGCGACCCGATTTGCCGCGGCCGAGCCGGTCACAGGCACCAGCCCGCTTCGGGACCGTCGCCTACTCGCAGTGGTACGCCAAGCAGGCGGCCATGATCCGTTTCGGTTGGGGCCCGCGGCAGTTCAAGGCACTGAAGACCCTCTGGATCCACGAGTCGGGATGGAACCACAAGGCGGTCAACCGGTCATCGGGGGCGTGGGGCATTCCGCAGTCGTTGCCCGCGTCCAAGATGCGCACCCACGGCAGTGACTACCGGACCAACCCCGAGACCCAGATCGACTGGGGCTTGGACTACATCCGCGGCCGCTACGGCACCCCGGTGAAGGCCTGGGCCTTCTGGCAGCGGCACCACTGGTACTGA
- a CDS encoding PhoH family protein — translation MPYDHPFRTYVLDTSVLLSDPHCIWRFDEHEVVIPAIVITELEGKRTHPELGYFARTALRLLDDLRVAAGRLDEPVPLDSGGTLRVELNHADPSILPSGFQIGDNDTRILAVARNLAAEGHHVVVVSKDLPLRVKASAVGLIAEEYRAELASTSEWSGIEELDVSQSWLDDLYRGEMADLDEARDLACHTGLILTSESGSALGRVTEGKQVRLVRGDREAFGLHGRSAEQRIALDLLLDHSIGIVSLGGRAGTGKSALALSAGLEAVLERRQHRKVVVFRPLYAVGGQELGYLPGTEHDKMGPWAQAVHDTLQAVTTQEVVDEIVDRDMLEVLPLTHIRGRSLHDAFVIVDEAQSLERNVLLTVLSRIGRDSRVVLTHDVAQRDNLRVGRHDGVVAVVERLKGHPLFAHITLTRSERSPIAALVTELLEDHAL, via the coding sequence GTGCCCTATGACCACCCCTTCCGTACCTACGTCCTGGACACCAGCGTTCTGCTGTCGGACCCCCACTGCATCTGGCGGTTCGACGAACACGAGGTGGTGATACCGGCGATAGTGATCACCGAACTCGAGGGCAAGCGAACCCACCCCGAACTGGGGTACTTCGCGCGGACCGCACTGCGGCTGCTCGACGACCTGCGGGTGGCGGCCGGCCGGCTCGACGAACCGGTGCCGCTGGACAGCGGGGGGACGTTGCGGGTGGAACTCAACCACGCCGATCCGTCGATCCTGCCCAGTGGGTTCCAGATCGGGGACAACGACACCCGAATCCTGGCGGTGGCGCGCAACCTGGCCGCCGAAGGGCATCACGTCGTGGTGGTCTCCAAGGACCTCCCGCTGCGTGTGAAGGCCTCGGCGGTGGGCCTGATCGCCGAGGAGTATCGCGCTGAGCTGGCCTCGACCAGTGAGTGGAGCGGCATCGAGGAACTCGACGTGAGCCAGTCGTGGCTCGACGACCTCTACCGGGGCGAGATGGCCGACCTCGATGAAGCCCGCGACCTGGCGTGCCACACGGGCCTCATCCTGACCAGCGAGTCCGGTTCGGCTCTGGGGAGGGTGACCGAGGGGAAGCAGGTGCGCCTGGTGCGCGGCGACCGGGAGGCCTTCGGCCTGCACGGGCGCAGCGCCGAGCAGCGCATCGCCCTGGACCTGCTGCTCGATCACTCGATCGGCATCGTGTCGCTCGGAGGACGTGCCGGCACCGGCAAGAGCGCGCTGGCCCTGTCCGCCGGGCTGGAGGCGGTCCTCGAGCGTCGCCAGCACCGCAAAGTCGTGGTGTTCCGGCCCCTCTACGCCGTAGGTGGCCAGGAACTCGGCTACCTGCCCGGGACCGAGCACGACAAGATGGGCCCGTGGGCCCAGGCCGTCCACGACACCTTGCAGGCGGTGACCACCCAGGAGGTGGTCGATGAGATCGTCGACCGCGACATGCTGGAAGTGCTGCCGCTGACCCACATCCGCGGGCGCTCACTGCACGACGCCTTCGTGATCGTCGACGAGGCACAGTCCCTCGAGCGCAACGTGCTGCTCACGGTGCTCAGCCGGATCGGCCGCGACTCGCGAGTCGTGCTCACCCACGATGTGGCCCAGCGCGACAACCTGCGGGTCGGGCGTCACGACGGGGTGGTGGCAGTGGTCGAAAGGCTCAAGGGCCACCCGCTGTTCGCCCACATCACGCTGACCCGCTCCGAGCGCTCACCCATCGCGGCCTTGGTCACCGAACTGCTGGAGGACCACGCGCTGTGA
- a CDS encoding isoprenyl transferase, with protein MGLRDVAYSLYERRLLAGLDPDRIPRHVGVILDGNRRWASLQGTTASAGHRVGGEKIAEFLRWCDAVDVEVVTLWLLSTDNLARPREELDQLLGIITDTVEALAAEGQWHIHPVGALDLLPDQTANVLKEADAATRDINGMTVNVAVGYCGRREVVDAVRSLLVEHADRGTSLDDLAQLLEPEHIAEHLYTRGQPDPDLVIRTSGEQRLSGFLLWQSAHSEFYFCEAYWPDFRRVDFLRAMRAYADRQRRFGG; from the coding sequence ATGGGCCTGCGCGACGTGGCGTACTCGCTGTACGAGCGCCGTCTGCTGGCAGGCCTGGACCCCGACCGCATCCCCCGGCACGTCGGTGTGATCCTGGACGGCAATCGACGCTGGGCTTCCTTGCAGGGCACCACCGCCTCGGCCGGTCACCGGGTCGGCGGGGAGAAGATCGCCGAGTTCCTGCGGTGGTGTGACGCCGTCGACGTCGAGGTCGTGACCTTGTGGCTGTTGTCCACCGACAACCTCGCCCGGCCGCGCGAGGAACTCGACCAGTTGCTCGGGATCATCACGGACACCGTCGAGGCGCTGGCCGCCGAAGGGCAGTGGCACATCCACCCGGTGGGGGCGCTGGACCTGCTCCCCGACCAGACCGCCAATGTCCTCAAGGAGGCCGATGCGGCCACCCGCGACATCAACGGCATGACCGTCAACGTGGCCGTGGGCTACTGCGGGCGCCGGGAGGTCGTCGACGCGGTGCGGTCCCTGCTGGTCGAACACGCCGATCGCGGGACGTCGCTGGACGACCTCGCGCAGTTGCTGGAGCCCGAACACATCGCTGAACACCTGTACACCCGCGGCCAGCCCGATCCGGACCTCGTGATCCGCACCTCCGGCGAGCAGCGGCTCAGCGGTTTCTTACTCTGGCAGAGCGCCCATTCGGAGTTCTACTTCTGCGAGGCCTACTGGCCGGACTTCCGGCGGGTTGACTTCCTGCGCGCGATGCGTGCGTACGCCGACCGTCAGCGCCGCTTCGGCGGTTGA